A window of Candidatus Pantoea floridensis contains these coding sequences:
- a CDS encoding PAAR domain-containing protein encodes MTNVIREGDTLREYGGKVLAGHYNCFGKGFAVKGDPVKCNKHGMTTIAEGSSLTRFDGQPAALHGHKCACGCTLVSSFPDCGIAS; translated from the coding sequence ATGACAAATGTTATTCGTGAAGGCGATACCTTACGCGAGTATGGCGGCAAGGTATTGGCCGGGCATTACAACTGCTTCGGCAAAGGTTTTGCTGTTAAAGGCGATCCGGTGAAGTGCAATAAACACGGTATGACGACCATCGCGGAAGGCAGTTCGTTAACCCGATTCGATGGTCAACCTGCCGCATTACATGGGCATAAATGCGCCTGCGGCTGCACGCTGGTCAGCTCATTTCCTGATTGCGGTATCGCATCGTGA
- a CDS encoding phosphatase PAP2/dual specificity phosphatase family protein: protein MSELTLMQKKYSLWKQGLCWLLLLGPFFFLSYGQVNLYTATRSDIGSIVFNWERAIPFMPWTIVPYWSIDLLYGISLFICTSKQELTRHGCRLLAGSFIACVGFLLFPLKFTFIRPDIQGMFGWLFYQLELFDLPFNQAPSLHIILTWLLWLRFRQHLTRSARLVNGAWFLLIALSVLTTWQHHFIDVFSGFIVAMAISYAIPIKDRWQWKVPSSHELCLAAKYFLSSLICLIIGMLIPYGYFLFWPAVALFIVASGYAGLGISVFQKSSGGYLSLSARFILYPYLIGAWFSKQWFSHSLAKTSLIYDGISLGGFPDKTPKQEAVLDLTAEFHRSYGMRRAWCAHPLMDLTVPDIGNISHAVAKLTELKKKHHTVLVCCALGLSRSATVMAAWLVAERHVSSVAQAIDHIKKQRPQVVLTSDHIQLLEHFQEIQCKTSG from the coding sequence ATGTCTGAGTTAACTCTCATGCAGAAAAAATATAGCCTCTGGAAACAGGGGCTATGTTGGTTGCTGTTATTAGGACCGTTTTTCTTTCTCAGCTACGGGCAGGTGAATCTGTACACGGCGACGAGGAGTGATATTGGCAGCATTGTGTTCAATTGGGAACGCGCCATTCCCTTTATGCCGTGGACCATAGTGCCTTACTGGAGCATTGACCTGCTGTATGGCATTTCGCTCTTCATCTGCACATCAAAACAAGAGCTGACCCGTCACGGCTGTCGGTTGCTTGCTGGATCCTTTATTGCTTGTGTTGGGTTTCTACTTTTCCCACTAAAATTTACCTTTATTCGACCAGACATACAGGGGATGTTTGGTTGGTTATTTTATCAGCTTGAACTGTTTGATTTGCCTTTTAATCAGGCTCCTTCGTTGCATATTATCCTCACCTGGCTGCTGTGGTTACGTTTTCGTCAGCATTTAACACGTAGTGCCAGACTGGTTAATGGCGCATGGTTTTTGCTTATTGCGCTTTCAGTGTTGACAACCTGGCAGCATCATTTTATTGATGTGTTCAGTGGCTTTATTGTGGCAATGGCAATTAGCTATGCAATCCCTATAAAAGATCGATGGCAATGGAAGGTGCCCTCGTCACACGAATTGTGTCTGGCTGCCAAATATTTCCTTAGTAGCTTAATCTGTTTAATAATAGGGATGTTGATTCCATACGGCTATTTTCTATTTTGGCCTGCCGTTGCTTTGTTTATTGTCGCGTCTGGCTACGCAGGGCTTGGCATCAGTGTATTCCAGAAAAGTAGTGGAGGATATTTGTCTCTCTCAGCGCGATTCATACTTTACCCTTATTTAATCGGAGCTTGGTTTTCAAAACAGTGGTTCTCTCATTCACTAGCCAAAACATCATTGATTTATGATGGTATATCTCTGGGTGGTTTTCCTGATAAAACGCCGAAGCAAGAAGCGGTGCTTGATCTTACGGCTGAGTTTCATCGTAGTTATGGTATGCGGCGTGCATGGTGCGCACATCCATTGATGGACTTAACAGTGCCTGATATTGGCAATATCAGCCATGCTGTCGCCAAACTCACTGAGCTAAAGAAAAAACACCACACAGTTCTCGTTTGCTGCGCATTGGGTTTATCGCGGAGTGCAACGGTTATGGCTGCCTGGTTAGTAGCAGAACGACATGTTAGTTCCGTTGCTCAAGCCATCGATCATATAAAAAAACAGCGTCCGCAGGTGGTATTGACATCTGATCATATTCAATTGCTGGAACATTTTCAGGAAATTCAATGCAAAACATCAGGCTAA